The nucleotide window AAAATTCGCTTCGTTTCAAGGACTTGCTGGTTTGGCCTATATGATTATTTTCTTCGGCCTTTCATTCCTTGCTTTATTTTTATATTCCTTTTCGGATACCTTTTTAAGGTCTTGCCTGGCTTTTATATTTGCAGAAGTGTTATTTATCATCTGCTGGGTTGCCGTTAATAGACTAAGGTAGGCGATAATATGCTAAGTAATTGCCATGGCCTTGGGGTCACCTCTGCTAGGCCTAGAGGTTTATAACATGACTATCCTAGATTCCCTGCATCATAAAATGAAAATTTTACCAGTAGACACATATGACCCTTCGGCTACTATGCAACCCCCTGCAAAGCCTGAACAGATTGAAAAACCGCTTGAACATTTTCCTAACGTTCCACGTGATTACTTAGAGCTTATTCGCTTGCATAATGGAATGACTTTTATGTATAATATCCCTGGTAGTATCTTGTTTATTATGAGAATACTCTCCGTGGAAGATGCAATTGATATGATGCTTGATTGGCATCCTTATCTAATAGAGAACATGCCGAATACATTCTTTTTTGGACAGGATGGAGATGAGGTCTATTTGTACGGTACGAATAATGGAAAATATGGTGTCTATCGAGTTGGTATTGCAGATGGGGAATGGGATGGAGCAGAGTACATTGGTAAGTCTCTAGCATCTATTCTCGTTGAGGGTGAGGGATGGGCCTCCTATTGATGCCTGCGTAAGTTGAGGACAGGTGAGCGGGGCGTAGCTCTGCGGTGGCGGCCACCGCCCCGCTCACTGTATGTAAGCAAGGCGTGACCGATTGATGCAGGTATCAATTGAAGAAAGACGTGACAGTTCAGCGGGAAAGGGGATCACGCGCTGAACTGTCACGATTATTGATACCTGCATCAATCGGTCACGCCTTTGCGCCCATAGAGCCATCGGGGAGGACGGTCCAATGGCGTACGGGTCAGTCTTCCGGACAGCAAGTCAACAGGCCAAGCTGTCCCGAACTTATGCAGGTATCAATAGGTTGCTTGGTCAGAGGAAACGCATGGATCCTTCTCAACTTCGGTGAGGAGCCTGGAGCGGTCGTAGCCTCCCCCTCGAAGGCACCTCAACAGCACGGGGGCCACCGGAAGGGGTGGTGGTGGCGGTGCGAGGTGTTGCTCACGCGTCCGCGTGCAGGGTGGCCGCTTGAGCGACCTTTTTCTGCATGAAACAGACCCAGGTCTATGTCGTTCATGTCCCGGTCAGTGAACTGCCGGGTGAAGCCCCCCAGGCCTACGAAGCCGCCGCTCAACGCGGTGAAATCCAGCTCCTCTCCAGCGATCCGGAACAGAGTGTGCTGCTGGCCACGACACTCGAAAGCGCGCACCTGATCCTGCGGCACGGCCAGCAGGCGGGCAGCGGTCCGGTGCATGCCCGACTGGAGAACGCCCTGCTGCTGGAACCGCAGAGTGAAACGGACCATCAGATCATCGCGCTGTTTCATCAGCGCCAGCTCCCCATGCTGTCCAACGACGGCATACCCGCTGATCCAGCGGCCCGCGGTCCGGTGTTGCTGCTCTGTGCCTTCGCGCCAGTCACACCCCTGACCTGCGTCTACGAGGGGATGCACCACTGGCCCGCGATGGGCGAATGGATCAACAGTGCCTACATCGAACTCTACGCCACGGCAGATCGGCGCCGGGGCCTGTGTGTCCTGTGTGACGGGCCCTGGAACGACGGCACCAGCACCATCAACGGTGCGGAGGTCCTGGTC belongs to Deinococcus ruber and includes:
- a CDS encoding SMI1/KNR4 family protein, producing MTILDSLHHKMKILPVDTYDPSATMQPPAKPEQIEKPLEHFPNVPRDYLELIRLHNGMTFMYNIPGSILFIMRILSVEDAIDMMLDWHPYLIENMPNTFFFGQDGDEVYLYGTNNGKYGVYRVGIADGEWDGAEYIGKSLASILVEGEGWASY